A segment of the Synechococcus sp. CBW1002 genome:
GATGACCCACCAGATAGATCGGCAGCCCGTTGGTGGGGTGGCGGGTTTCAAACACCGAGAAATCGGTGCCCATCGTGTGTCCACGCCAGATCGGTTCGTCTGGAATTGACAGAAGACTCCAGAGCTTGCCGTAACCCGGCATGATGATACGCACGTCATGGCCAAGCGCAGCCAGGGCAGGGGACAGGGAGCCCACTACGTCCCCCATGCCGCCCACTTTGATCATGGGCGCGCATTCTGCGGCGGCGAACAACACCCGCATCGAAATCCTGCCAGAGGTGGCGGCATATTACGGGCGCTTTCCACAGAGCCATGCCAACGGACTGCCCCGTTCAGCCTGGTCAGTCCTGTCGGCTCGGCACCGTCACGGCAGGACCGTGACGGGGGTTCCCAGCTGGACCAGGTTGTACAGCGCCTGCACGTGCTCGTCGTACAGGCGAACGCAGCCGTGCGATACCGCCTGCCCGACGCTGGCGCGGTTGGGCGTGCCATGGAAGCCGGCGGTGACGCACCCCTGCACCACCAGGTGCTCCTGGCCGTTGAAGCCGCGGCGGCCCTTGCAGTCGCGGTAGAAGCCGATCCAGCGGCTGCCGAGGGGGTTGGCCGGTCCGGGGGGAATCAGGCGGCCGTTGGCCGGGTGCTGCCAGACCGGATTGGTCCGCAGCTCCATCACCTCGAACCGGCCCACGGGGGTTTCCCAGCCCGGCATGCCGACCGCCACCGGAAAGCGCCGGATTTCCTGGCCGTTCTCGAGCACCAGCAGGCGTCGCTGGCGGCGATCCAGCACCAGCTCCCGTCCACCGGGGGCCTCGTCTGAGGCTGGGGTGGCCACCGCCACGCCCTGCTTGGTGTCAACCAGCTGGCTGCCGGCACTGGTCTGAGTGCTGGCATGGGCGTCAGGAGCGCTCATTCCCGCTGCCAGCCCCAGGGTGATCAGTCCAGCCAGGGCGGTCTGGCGCAGCCCGCGGCAGATGGGATCCGCCTTTTGGAACGGCTGGAACCGCTTGTCCGGCATCGGCCATGACCACAACAGCGGTTCAGGTAGCGGTTCGGATCGGTGGGCGGGGCGCACGAGCTGGAGCAGATCCGATGGCAGTGATCCACCTTCAAGGTAGCCAGGCTGAGGAGGAGAAGTCGGGCTCGCGTTTTTCAAGGAAGGCATTGCGACCCTCCTGGCCCTCATCGGTTCGGTAGAAGAGATGGGTGGCCTGACCCGCCAGTTCCTGCAGGCCCGCCAGCCCGTCGGTTTCGGCATTGAAGGCGGCCTTGAGGCAGCGGATCGCCGTGGGGCTGTGGCGCAGCACCTGGCGGGCCCAGCTCACTCCCTCGGCCTCCAACTGCTCCAGGGGCACCACCTGATTCACCAACCCCATCGCCAGGGCCTCCTGGGCGTTGTATTGCCTGCAGAGAAACCAGATCTCGCGGGCCTTGCGTTGCCCCACCACCCGGGCCAGGTAGCCGGCGCCGAAACCGCCGTCGAAGCTGCCGACCCGGGGCCCGGTCTGGCCGAACACCGCGTTCTCCGCCGCCAGACTCAGATCACAGAGCAGATGCAGCACCTGGCCGCCGCCGATGGCGTAGCCGGCGACCAGGGCAATCACCACCTTGGGCAGGCTGCGGATCAGTCGCTGCAGGTCGAGCACATTGAGGCGGGGCAGGCCCGTCTCATCCAGGTAACCGCCGTCACCCCGCACGCTCTGGTCGCCGCCGGCGCAGAAGGCCCAACCGCCATCGGCCGCCGGACCGGCACCGGTGAACAGCACCACGCCGATGCGGGGGTTGTCGCGCACCCGCGAAAAGGCGTCGCAGAGCTCCTGCACCGTGCGGGGCCGGAAGGCGTTGCGTTTATGGGGACGATCAATCGTGATGCGGGCGATTCCCTCCTCACTGATCTCGAAGCGGATGTCCTCGTACGACCCGGTGCTCTGCCAGATCACCGGCTGGGGGGGCGTGCTCAAGAGGGATCGGGTCGTGCTGCCGCCATTGTGCGCAAGTGCTGGCGCCGGCTGGCATCGGCGCGGCGGTCGGTCCGCAGCCGCACCAGGGCCATCGGGAGTTGAAGGGCCCAGGCCAGGGTTTCCTCCAGGGTGCTCCAACTGTTGATCGAACGGGCCGGGACTCCGTGGGCGGCGGCCAGGGCACAAGGATCGACCGCCTGCGGCATGGCGAACAGACGCTCGAAATCGACCAGTGCCTCGTCGCTGGGTCGAATCGAGAGCTGCTCGAAGATGCCGCCGCCGCCGTTGTCGATCAGCAGCACCGTGAGCCGGCCGCGCAGCTGCTGCTGCCAGAGCCAGCCGTTGCAGTCGTGCAGCAGGGCCAGATCACCGCAGACCAGCACCGCCGCCCCCAGGGCTTCGGCGATGCCGCAGGCGAGCGAGAGGGTGCCGTCGATGCCGGAGGCGCCGCGGAAGGAGAACACGGGGCGGTGCGGGGCGCATGATGACCCGAAGCTCTCCCAGTCCCGCACGGGGCTGCTGTTGGCCAGAAGCAGCGGCAGATCGGCCGGCAGCCGCTGACTCAACCATCGGGCCAGGCCCGGTTCGTTGAGCCCGGCGGAAGGGTCTGGCTGCAGCTTCTGATCCAGCCACGTCTGCATCGCCTGTTCTGCCTGGTGCCATTGCCTCCCCAGGGCCAGGCAGTCGGGCGCCGGGGAGCCCGATCGCCAGGCCGGTGGGGCGGAGGCCAGCCAGGAGACCAACCCCCCATCCCACTGCAGGGCTCCGGTGCCGAGCGGATCCAGGGGCCGTGGTTCCGCTTCGCTGATCAGTACCTGCCGCTGGTGGCCAGTGCCCAGCCACTGCTGCAACCGTCGGCTGGCCGGCAGTGGACCCAGCCGCAGCACCTGCAAGGGCTGCCCTTGAGGGCTGGCCAGATCGGTCGGGCCCAGCAGCAGGTCGGGGTGGCACAACAGCAGGTCGTAGCTGCAGATCAGTTCCAGACCAGGACAGCCACGCAGGCTGGAGAGCGCATCGGCCAGCACCGGCCAGCCGCTGCGCCGTTGCCACTGGCGCAGGGCCTCCAGGAAGGCAGGAAAGGCTGCCATCGGCCCGCGCCAGGGTCCCGCCACCACCACTCCGGGGAGGTCGGGATCCAGGTGGGGTGCATCGCCAGGTGAACCGGCCAAAGGGCTGGAGTGGGTGGCCGCTGGCTGGGCAGGTTGTCCTAAGGGCTCGGCACGTTGCCTGACGGGCTGATCAGGAGGCTCAGGATTGAACGGGTGTGCAACGGATGGATCGAGGAGCTCTGAAGACGCTCGATTGGGTGTTTCTGGAAGGCTTGCCGCCGCCAGAGCCAGCAGGTCGGTGGCGTTGCCGTGCAGGGGTTCGCTGAAGGGCAGATTCAGATGCACCGGTCCTGATGGAGCAGGGGATCCGGCGGTGGCGGCCATGGCCTGCCACGCCAGGTTGCGCAGCGATGTCTCGCTGGCATCGGCCAGTCCCTCGGGCGGGCCTTCTCCATACCAGCGGCAGTTGGCCCGCAGGAAGTCCTGCTGGTTCACGGTCTGATTGGCACCGCATCCCTTCAGGGCGAGGGGCCGGTCGGCCGTGAGCAGCAGCAGGGGGATGGCGCCGTAGTCGGCCTCCACCACGGCCGGCAGCAGATTCGCCACCGCCGTGCCGGAGGTGGTGACCACCGCGGCGGCCCGACCCTCGGCACGACCTAATCCGAGGGCGAAGAAGGCTGCCGAGCGCTCGTCGATCGCGGTGTGCAGCCACAGGCCCCGTTGCTGTTGCAGCCCTGCGGCCACTGCCAGAGGACCGGAGCGGCTGCCGGGACACAACACCAGATGCTGCAGGCCAGCGCTCTGCAGCTCCGCCAGCAGGGTGAGGGCCGCCTGCAGGTTGCGCTGGGCCGCGGCCGCCACTGGCGTTGCCTCCGTTGGTCAAGATGGGCCGATCATCCTCACCGGCCGGCCCGCCCCCGAATTCTCGCGATGCCGAGCAACGAGTCCACCTCCCCGATGGCAGCCGAGGGCGCGAGCTGGTGGCAGGCCGTGCGGCGCCAGTTGCAGTCGCTGCTGCTGTGGCTGGTGCTGGCCCTGCTGCTGCGTTGGTGGGTGCTGGAACCGCGCTGGATTCCCTCCGGCTCGATGCTGCCCACCCTGCAGCTGGAGGATCGGGTGCTGGTGGAGAAGCTGCGCGCCCGGCTGGATCTGCCCCTGCCCCTGGGCACGATCGTGGTATTCCATCCCCCCAGCCCTCTGATCGCGGCGGGTTATGACCCCAGGGCTGCCCTGATCAAGCGGATCGTGGCCGAACCTGGCGATCGGGTGGAGGTGCGGCAGGGCCGCCTCTGGCGCAACGGCGAACCCGTTTCCCTCGATTGGGCTCCTGAGCTGATCGATTACGACCTGGAACCCCTCACCGTGCCTGCGGGACATCATTTCGTGCTGGGCGATAACCGCAACAGCAGCCTCGATTCCCACCTCTGGGGAAGCTTGCCGGATGACTGCCTGATCGGCTCGGCCCTGTGGCGTTACTGGCCGTTGCAACGCTTCGGATCGTTGCCGCGATTGCCGTCCGCTGATCTCGATGGTGCTACCGAACACTTGGGTTAGGGTGCAGGCGTGTTCCAGAGCACCCCGGAGGGAGATGTTCAACCCGGAGTTCCTGAAGACCGATACCGAAGCGATCAGCAGCAATTCGCTGATTCAGTACCTGCAGGAACAATCCCCGGATGTGCTCCAGCGCGTGGCGCGCTCGGCCAGCCCGGATATGCAGGAAATCATTCGCCACAATGTGCAGGGTCTGCTCGGAATGTTGCCGGGTGAACAGTTTGAGGTGAAGATCCAGGCCAGCCGTGACAATCTCGCCGGTCTTCTGGCCTCCGCGATGATGACGGGCTATT
Coding sequences within it:
- the menD gene encoding 2-succinyl-5-enolpyruvyl-6-hydroxy-3-cyclohexene-1-carboxylic-acid synthase; protein product: MAAAAQRNLQAALTLLAELQSAGLQHLVLCPGSRSGPLAVAAGLQQQRGLWLHTAIDERSAAFFALGLGRAEGRAAAVVTTSGTAVANLLPAVVEADYGAIPLLLLTADRPLALKGCGANQTVNQQDFLRANCRWYGEGPPEGLADASETSLRNLAWQAMAATAGSPAPSGPVHLNLPFSEPLHGNATDLLALAAASLPETPNRASSELLDPSVAHPFNPEPPDQPVRQRAEPLGQPAQPAATHSSPLAGSPGDAPHLDPDLPGVVVAGPWRGPMAAFPAFLEALRQWQRRSGWPVLADALSSLRGCPGLELICSYDLLLCHPDLLLGPTDLASPQGQPLQVLRLGPLPASRRLQQWLGTGHQRQVLISEAEPRPLDPLGTGALQWDGGLVSWLASAPPAWRSGSPAPDCLALGRQWHQAEQAMQTWLDQKLQPDPSAGLNEPGLARWLSQRLPADLPLLLANSSPVRDWESFGSSCAPHRPVFSFRGASGIDGTLSLACGIAEALGAAVLVCGDLALLHDCNGWLWQQQLRGRLTVLLIDNGGGGIFEQLSIRPSDEALVDFERLFAMPQAVDPCALAAAHGVPARSINSWSTLEETLAWALQLPMALVRLRTDRRADASRRQHLRTMAAARPDPS
- the menB gene encoding 1,4-dihydroxy-2-naphthoyl-CoA synthase encodes the protein MSTPPQPVIWQSTGSYEDIRFEISEEGIARITIDRPHKRNAFRPRTVQELCDAFSRVRDNPRIGVVLFTGAGPAADGGWAFCAGGDQSVRGDGGYLDETGLPRLNVLDLQRLIRSLPKVVIALVAGYAIGGGQVLHLLCDLSLAAENAVFGQTGPRVGSFDGGFGAGYLARVVGQRKAREIWFLCRQYNAQEALAMGLVNQVVPLEQLEAEGVSWARQVLRHSPTAIRCLKAAFNAETDGLAGLQELAGQATHLFYRTDEGQEGRNAFLEKREPDFSSSAWLP
- a CDS encoding DUF760 domain-containing protein, yielding MFNPEFLKTDTEAISSNSLIQYLQEQSPDVLQRVARSASPDMQEIIRHNVQGLLGMLPGEQFEVKIQASRDNLAGLLASAMMTGYFLRQMEQRMELDSSLIGIGGLDDDDEACPGELKL
- the lepB gene encoding signal peptidase I produces the protein MAAEGASWWQAVRRQLQSLLLWLVLALLLRWWVLEPRWIPSGSMLPTLQLEDRVLVEKLRARLDLPLPLGTIVVFHPPSPLIAAGYDPRAALIKRIVAEPGDRVEVRQGRLWRNGEPVSLDWAPELIDYDLEPLTVPAGHHFVLGDNRNSSLDSHLWGSLPDDCLIGSALWRYWPLQRFGSLPRLPSADLDGATEHLG
- a CDS encoding L,D-transpeptidase family protein, yielding MPDKRFQPFQKADPICRGLRQTALAGLITLGLAAGMSAPDAHASTQTSAGSQLVDTKQGVAVATPASDEAPGGRELVLDRRQRRLLVLENGQEIRRFPVAVGMPGWETPVGRFEVMELRTNPVWQHPANGRLIPPGPANPLGSRWIGFYRDCKGRRGFNGQEHLVVQGCVTAGFHGTPNRASVGQAVSHGCVRLYDEHVQALYNLVQLGTPVTVLP